One window from the genome of Roseomonas haemaphysalidis encodes:
- a CDS encoding MFS transporter produces the protein MITETKGRAPLHSSVLERDARDINADHHAVASSEIALGVIIGRMSESFDFFVYAIGSALVFPSLFFPHIDPVRATLYSFAIFALAFIARPIGSAIFIWVDTTYGRGTKLTIALFLLGGSTAAIAFLPGYDTIGVYAVLLLAAFRIAQGLALGGAWDGLASLLSLNAPDRKRGWYAAMPQLGAPLGFLLAAALFAFLLGTLSGEDFLDFGWRYPFFVAFAVNVVALFARLRLVVTREFSDMLEKHELLPAPIPETLRTNGRTVLIGAFVPLASFALFHLVTVFPLAWIALFTDRSPADFLSVQMMGAGICIVAVMLSGAIADRIGRRKLLGIGAVLIAVFSFAAPFLLGGGRGGETVFVLIGFGLLGLSFGQASGALASNFTTRHRYTGAALTSDLAWLLGAGFAPLVVLVLSDWLGLAAVGGYLLSGAVCTLLALTVNRALDDSAPG, from the coding sequence GTGATCACCGAAACCAAAGGCCGCGCTCCGTTGCATTCCTCGGTGCTGGAGCGCGACGCGCGCGACATCAACGCGGACCACCACGCCGTCGCGTCCAGCGAGATCGCGCTCGGCGTGATCATCGGGCGGATGTCGGAGTCCTTCGACTTCTTTGTCTACGCCATCGGCTCGGCGCTGGTCTTTCCCAGCCTGTTCTTTCCGCATATCGACCCGGTCAGGGCCACGCTGTATTCCTTTGCCATCTTCGCCCTGGCCTTTATCGCCCGCCCCATCGGATCGGCCATCTTCATCTGGGTGGACACCACCTACGGGCGCGGCACCAAGCTGACCATCGCGCTGTTCCTGCTGGGCGGCTCCACGGCCGCCATCGCCTTTCTGCCGGGCTACGACACCATCGGCGTCTACGCGGTGCTGCTGCTGGCCGCCTTCCGCATCGCCCAGGGGCTGGCGCTGGGCGGTGCCTGGGACGGCCTCGCCTCGCTGCTGTCGCTCAACGCGCCGGACCGCAAGCGCGGCTGGTACGCGGCCATGCCGCAGCTTGGTGCGCCGCTGGGCTTTCTGCTGGCCGCCGCCCTGTTCGCCTTTCTGCTGGGCACCCTGTCCGGCGAGGACTTTCTGGACTTCGGCTGGCGCTACCCGTTCTTCGTGGCCTTCGCGGTCAACGTCGTGGCGCTGTTCGCGCGGCTGCGCCTGGTGGTGACGCGGGAATTTAGCGACATGCTGGAAAAGCACGAGCTGCTGCCCGCCCCCATCCCCGAGACGCTGCGCACCAACGGCCGCACGGTGCTGATCGGCGCCTTCGTGCCGCTGGCGTCCTTTGCGCTGTTCCACCTGGTCACGGTGTTTCCCCTGGCCTGGATCGCGCTGTTCACCGACCGCTCGCCGGCCGACTTCCTGTCGGTGCAGATGATGGGCGCGGGCATCTGCATTGTCGCGGTCATGCTGTCGGGCGCCATCGCGGACCGCATCGGGCGGCGCAAGCTGCTGGGCATCGGCGCCGTGCTGATCGCCGTCTTCTCCTTTGCCGCGCCCTTTCTGCTGGGCGGCGGGCGCGGGGGCGAGACGGTGTTCGTGCTGATCGGCTTCGGTCTGCTCGGCCTGTCCTTCGGCCAAGCCAGCGGCGCGCTCGCCTCCAACTTCACCACCCGCCACCGCTACACCGGCGCGGCGCTGACCTCGGACCTCGCCTGGCTGCTCGGCGCCGGCTTCGCGCCGCTGGTGGTGCTGGTGCTGTCGGACTGGCTGGGGCTGGCGGCCGTGGGTGGCTACCTGCTGTCCGGCGCCGTCTGCACCCTGCTGGCGCTGACCGTCAATCGCGCGCTGGACGACAGCGCGCCGGGCTGA
- a CDS encoding MYG1 family protein: MPDAMPLLVTHSGSFHCDEAFAYVVLRLALGLGQAGEDHRLARTRDAALIAQGDHVWDVGLVYDVAASRFDHHQRGAPSREDGTPFSAAGLVWQTHGETAVRALLAPADAGFAPAIAADIDRVVIRRIDEVDNGVAGAREPLDLASLVGDCNLSWDAPAEGRQEAEDAAFLQAVTLLDGVLRRRVAAMRARLAADAMVVAAHKASPDPRVLELERGMPWKNVVFSHSLPVLFAVYPVPNGNWMVDAMPPEPGSFAQRLPLPQSWAGLQDTALAEESGVADAVFTHLRRFVGAARSRAGAVAMARKAMAIGGLVV; the protein is encoded by the coding sequence ATGCCCGACGCCATGCCGCTTCTCGTCACCCACAGCGGCAGTTTCCATTGCGACGAGGCCTTTGCATATGTCGTGCTGCGGCTGGCGCTGGGGCTGGGCCAGGCGGGCGAGGACCACCGGCTGGCCCGCACGCGCGATGCCGCCCTGATCGCCCAGGGCGATCATGTCTGGGATGTCGGCCTGGTCTACGATGTCGCCGCCTCGCGCTTCGACCACCACCAGCGCGGCGCCCCGTCGCGCGAGGACGGCACGCCCTTCAGCGCCGCCGGACTGGTGTGGCAGACGCATGGCGAGACGGCGGTGCGTGCCCTGCTGGCGCCCGCCGACGCCGGCTTCGCGCCCGCCATCGCCGCCGACATCGACCGGGTGGTGATCCGTCGCATCGACGAGGTGGACAATGGCGTGGCCGGCGCGCGGGAGCCGCTCGACCTCGCTTCCCTGGTGGGCGACTGCAACCTGTCCTGGGACGCCCCGGCCGAAGGCCGCCAGGAGGCGGAGGACGCCGCCTTTCTGCAGGCGGTGACATTGCTGGATGGCGTGCTGCGGCGCCGCGTGGCGGCGATGCGGGCGCGGCTGGCGGCCGATGCCATGGTGGTCGCCGCCCACAAGGCCTCGCCTGACCCGCGGGTGCTGGAGCTGGAGCGGGGCATGCCCTGGAAGAACGTGGTGTTCTCGCACAGCCTGCCGGTGCTGTTCGCTGTCTACCCGGTGCCCAACGGCAACTGGATGGTGGACGCCATGCCGCCCGAGCCGGGCTCCTTCGCGCAGCGCCTGCCGCTGCCGCAAAGCTGGGCCGGGTTGCAGGACACGGCGCTGGCCGAGGAGTCGGGCGTGGCGGATGCCGTGTTCACGCATCTGCGCCGCTTCGTGGGGGCCGCGCGGTCGCGGGCGGGGGCGGTGGCCATGGCGCGCAAGGCGATGGCCATCGGCGGGCTGGTGGTGTGA
- a CDS encoding DMT family transporter has translation MSTTPPPAAPGAGDAAQPGHGAGIAMMLAGVLLFAVNDTLGKWLVGGFTVGQLVLVRSIAGLMVMAPFIRRTGPVAFLSAPRPGLQLLRVFFSTLETSLFFWALVELPLAEVMTYYMAGPIYVTALSPWLLREPVGWRRWTAVVVGFCGVVLALHPSVESISLGSLCALAGSFSYACFMLATRKLAAVPGTVLMTAQLVAALLFGAVLVLAQGWTPPGALDLVLMLFLGVGSLGGNLCVNRALHLAPASAVVPYQYTMILWGVIFGYAFFGDLPDVLTLAGAALIIAAGMFIFLREQQLRGRRPKTERP, from the coding sequence ATGTCCACCACCCCGCCGCCGGCGGCGCCGGGCGCGGGCGATGCCGCGCAGCCGGGGCATGGCGCGGGCATCGCCATGATGCTGGCCGGCGTGCTGCTGTTCGCCGTCAACGACACGCTGGGCAAATGGCTGGTGGGCGGCTTCACGGTGGGCCAGCTGGTGCTGGTCCGCAGCATCGCCGGGCTGATGGTGATGGCGCCCTTCATCCGCCGCACGGGCCCGGTGGCCTTCCTGAGCGCGCCGCGCCCCGGGCTGCAGCTGCTGCGGGTCTTCTTCTCGACGCTGGAAACCTCGCTGTTCTTCTGGGCGCTGGTGGAGCTGCCGCTGGCCGAGGTGATGACCTACTACATGGCGGGCCCGATCTACGTCACCGCCCTGTCGCCATGGCTGCTGCGTGAGCCGGTGGGCTGGCGGCGCTGGACGGCGGTGGTGGTGGGCTTCTGCGGCGTGGTGCTGGCGTTGCACCCGTCGGTGGAGTCCATCTCGCTCGGCTCGCTTTGCGCCCTGGCGGGCAGCTTCAGCTACGCCTGCTTCATGCTGGCCACGCGCAAGCTGGCGGCGGTGCCCGGCACGGTGCTGATGACGGCCCAGCTGGTGGCGGCGCTGCTGTTCGGCGCGGTGCTGGTGCTGGCACAGGGCTGGACCCCGCCTGGCGCGCTGGACCTGGTGCTGATGCTGTTTCTCGGCGTCGGCTCGCTGGGCGGCAACCTGTGCGTCAACCGCGCCTTGCACCTTGCGCCGGCATCCGCGGTGGTGCCCTACCAGTACACCATGATCCTGTGGGGCGTGATCTTCGGCTACGCCTTTTTTGGCGACCTGCCGGACGTCCTGACGCTGGCGGGCGCCGCGCTGATCATCGCGGCAGGGATGTTCATCTTCCTGCGCGAACAGCAGTTGCGGGGACGGCGGCCGAAAACAGAACGTCCCTGA
- a CDS encoding SURF1 family protein: MTAEPVAAPSSPRKLAVLGTLALLAFMALLALGTWQVERRAWKLDLIARVDARIHAPAAPAPGPADWPALTAAGDEYRHVTATGAFLPGQDTLVQATTALGGGFWVLAPFRTDGGFTVLVNRGFVPGERRDPGSRDPGLAQRRVTGLLRVTEPGGGFLRSNDPAADRWHSRDVAAIAAKRGLGEVAPYFIDAEAVPGAAPLPVGGLTVVSFPNSHLVYALTWYGLALMLAGAICYVMREEWRARRRAAARR, translated from the coding sequence GTGACGGCCGAGCCGGTGGCGGCGCCGTCCTCGCCGCGCAAGCTGGCGGTGCTGGGAACCCTGGCGCTGCTGGCATTCATGGCCCTGCTGGCGCTGGGCACCTGGCAGGTGGAGCGGCGCGCCTGGAAGCTGGACCTGATCGCGCGCGTGGATGCCCGCATCCACGCGCCGGCGGCGCCCGCGCCGGGCCCGGCCGACTGGCCCGCCCTGACTGCGGCCGGGGACGAGTACCGCCATGTCACGGCCACCGGCGCCTTTCTGCCGGGCCAGGACACGTTGGTGCAGGCTACCACCGCGCTGGGCGGCGGCTTCTGGGTGCTGGCGCCGTTCCGGACCGATGGCGGCTTCACCGTGCTGGTCAACCGCGGCTTCGTGCCCGGCGAACGCCGCGACCCGGGCAGCCGCGACCCTGGCTTGGCGCAGCGCCGCGTCACCGGCCTCCTGCGCGTGACCGAGCCCGGCGGCGGCTTTCTGCGCTCCAACGACCCGGCGGCCGACCGCTGGCATTCGCGCGACGTGGCGGCCATCGCGGCCAAGCGCGGGCTCGGGGAGGTGGCACCCTACTTCATCGATGCCGAGGCGGTGCCCGGCGCGGCCCCCCTGCCGGTCGGCGGGCTGACGGTCGTGAGCTTTCCCAACAGCCATCTGGTTTACGCGCTGACATGGTATGGTCTGGCGCTGATGCTGGCCGGTGCCATCTGCTACGTGATGCGCGAGGAATGGCGGGCACGCCGCCGGGCCGCCGCGCGGCGCTGA
- the cyoD gene encoding cytochrome o ubiquinol oxidase subunit IV: MSAQPHAAAHDHDHGHAHDDVEDGAHGSLKGYVAGFLLSVVLTAIPFWLVGGDVLGSSRLTAFAVMGFAVVQIVVHMIFFLHMNTHSEAGWNMLALVFTAVLVVIMLAGSLWVMYHLNTNMMPGMHDMRQMP; the protein is encoded by the coding sequence ATGAGCGCGCAACCGCATGCCGCCGCCCACGACCACGACCACGGCCACGCCCATGACGATGTGGAGGACGGCGCGCACGGCTCGCTGAAGGGCTATGTGGCGGGCTTCCTGCTGTCCGTCGTGCTGACCGCCATCCCGTTCTGGCTGGTGGGGGGCGACGTGCTGGGCTCCTCGCGGCTCACCGCCTTCGCGGTGATGGGCTTCGCGGTGGTGCAGATCGTGGTGCACATGATCTTCTTTCTGCACATGAACACGCATTCCGAGGCGGGCTGGAACATGCTGGCGCTGGTGTTCACCGCCGTGCTGGTGGTCATCATGCTCGCCGGCTCGCTGTGGGTCATGTACCACCTGAACACCAACATGATGCCCGGCATGCACGACATGCGGCAGATGCCCTGA
- a CDS encoding ribonucleotide-diphosphate reductase subunit beta: MSDTAEAPKFDLLTANPVYKPFRYPWAYDAWMTQQRVHWLPEEVPMADDVKDWQRTLTEGERNLVTQIFRFFTQADVEVNSAYMKHYSQVFKPTEVLMMLSAFSNIETIHIAAYSHLLDTIGMPEVEYQAFLKYQEMKDKYDYMQSFTVDNKKEVAKTLAAFGAFTEGLQLFASFAILLNFPRFNKMKGMGQIVTWSVRDETLHCLSVIRLFRTFIQENPEIWTAEFREELTEICRTIVHHEDAFIDLAFEMGSVQGLTPDEVKQYIRFIADRRLQQLGLDPVYNIEKNPLTWLDEILNAVEHMNFFEGRATEYSKASTSGTWEDAFSDGVFSDKQPEGAVLP, encoded by the coding sequence ATGTCCGACACCGCGGAAGCCCCCAAGTTCGACCTGCTGACGGCCAACCCGGTCTACAAGCCCTTCCGCTATCCCTGGGCCTATGACGCCTGGATGACCCAGCAGCGCGTCCACTGGCTGCCGGAGGAAGTGCCGATGGCCGACGACGTGAAGGACTGGCAGCGCACCCTGACGGAAGGCGAGCGCAACCTGGTCACGCAGATCTTCCGCTTCTTCACCCAGGCGGATGTCGAGGTGAACAGCGCCTACATGAAGCACTACAGCCAGGTGTTCAAACCCACCGAAGTGCTGATGATGCTGTCGGCCTTCAGCAACATCGAGACCATCCACATCGCGGCCTATTCGCACCTGCTCGACACCATCGGCATGCCGGAGGTGGAGTACCAGGCGTTCCTGAAGTACCAGGAGATGAAGGACAAGTATGACTACATGCAGTCCTTCACGGTGGACAACAAGAAGGAGGTGGCCAAGACGCTGGCCGCCTTCGGCGCCTTCACCGAGGGCCTGCAGCTCTTCGCCTCCTTCGCCATCCTGCTGAACTTCCCGCGCTTCAACAAGATGAAGGGCATGGGGCAGATCGTCACCTGGTCGGTGCGCGACGAGACGCTGCACTGCCTGTCCGTGATCCGGCTGTTCCGCACCTTCATCCAGGAGAATCCGGAGATCTGGACGGCGGAGTTCCGCGAGGAGCTGACCGAGATCTGCCGCACCATCGTGCACCACGAAGACGCCTTCATCGACCTCGCATTCGAGATGGGCAGCGTGCAGGGCCTGACGCCGGACGAGGTGAAGCAGTACATCCGCTTCATCGCCGACCGCCGGCTGCAGCAGCTCGGCCTCGACCCGGTCTACAACATCGAGAAGAACCCGCTGACCTGGCTGGACGAGATCCTGAACGCGGTCGAGCACATGAACTTCTTTGAAGGCCGCGCGACCGAGTATTCCAAGGCCAGCACCTCCGGCACCTGGGAGGACGCCTTCTCGGACGGCGTGTTCAGCGACAAGCAGCCCGAGGGCGCGGTGCTGCCGTAG
- the cyoA gene encoding ubiquinol oxidase subunit II: MPRKTRRHHPLTRLLALAPLALLLGGCNLVIMNPAGDVAAQQRDLIVYSTLLMLIIIIPVILLTLLFAWRYRASNKAAKYDPEWHHSTQLEVIIWAAPLVIIVALGALTWVGTHLLDPYRPLQRLDAERLIPEEVRPLEVEVVALDWKWLFIYPQQGIATVNELRAPVDVPINFRITASSVMNALSIPSLAGMIYAMPGMETKLHAVMNQEGVYDGMSANYSGAGFSDMRFKFHGMSQQGFDAWVAEAKAGGGGTLGRAEYLELERPSVRDAVKRFSAIDPALFKAVVERCVDPAKMCMSDMMAIDARGGMGAAGTVNVASLDYDKTARRGSGPSPAAPARRFVLALCTPADPLGTGLVASAATPDAGKATN; the protein is encoded by the coding sequence ATGCCCCGCAAGACCCGACGCCACCACCCCCTGACGCGCCTGCTGGCCCTGGCGCCGCTCGCCCTGCTGCTGGGCGGCTGCAACCTGGTGATCATGAACCCCGCCGGCGACGTGGCGGCGCAGCAGCGTGACCTGATCGTTTACTCCACCCTGCTGATGCTGATCATCATCATCCCGGTGATCCTGCTGACGCTGCTGTTCGCCTGGCGCTACCGCGCTTCCAACAAGGCGGCCAAGTACGACCCCGAGTGGCACCATTCCACGCAGCTGGAGGTGATCATCTGGGCGGCGCCGCTGGTCATCATCGTGGCACTGGGCGCGCTGACCTGGGTGGGCACCCACCTGCTCGACCCCTACCGCCCGCTGCAGCGCCTGGATGCCGAGAGGCTGATCCCGGAAGAGGTGCGCCCGCTGGAGGTGGAGGTGGTGGCGCTCGACTGGAAGTGGCTGTTCATCTACCCGCAGCAGGGCATTGCCACGGTGAACGAGCTGCGCGCGCCGGTGGACGTGCCGATCAACTTCCGCATCACCGCCTCCTCGGTCATGAACGCGCTGTCGATCCCGTCGCTGGCCGGCATGATCTATGCCATGCCGGGGATGGAAACCAAGCTGCACGCCGTGATGAACCAGGAAGGCGTGTATGACGGCATGTCCGCCAACTACAGCGGCGCCGGCTTTTCCGACATGCGCTTCAAGTTCCATGGCATGAGCCAGCAGGGCTTCGACGCCTGGGTGGCCGAGGCCAAGGCGGGCGGCGGCGGCACGCTCGGCCGTGCCGAGTACCTGGAGCTTGAGCGCCCCAGCGTGCGCGACGCCGTGAAGCGCTTCTCGGCCATCGACCCGGCGCTGTTCAAGGCGGTGGTGGAACGCTGCGTGGACCCCGCAAAGATGTGCATGAGCGACATGATGGCGATCGACGCGCGGGGCGGCATGGGCGCCGCCGGTACGGTCAACGTCGCCAGCCTGGATTACGACAAGACGGCCCGGCGCGGCAGCGGCCCCTCGCCGGCCGCCCCCGCCCGCCGCTTCGTGCTGGCCCTGTGCACCCCGGCCGACCCGCTGGGCACCGGGCTGGTGGCATCGGCCGCCACGCCCGACGCCGGAAAGGCCACCAACTGA
- a CDS encoding DUF2934 domain-containing protein, with translation MSDDRKAQDQRIRERAYQLWEQEGRQHGVPDDHWHRARREIEQGDERSGSPDDQQADNLADPAERAAALPAAPEDEPAPALSATLEEAPGEPATAKPSPKAKPAKAAAPKAAKPAAAAKPAAPKPAGKPRKNPVG, from the coding sequence ATGAGCGACGACCGAAAGGCGCAGGACCAGCGGATCCGCGAGCGGGCCTACCAGCTGTGGGAACAGGAAGGCCGCCAGCACGGCGTGCCGGACGACCACTGGCACCGCGCGCGGCGGGAGATCGAGCAGGGCGACGAGCGCAGCGGCAGCCCCGACGACCAGCAGGCCGACAACCTGGCCGACCCGGCCGAACGCGCCGCCGCCCTGCCCGCCGCGCCGGAGGACGAGCCGGCGCCGGCCCTGTCCGCCACGCTGGAGGAAGCGCCGGGCGAGCCGGCGACCGCCAAGCCCTCACCCAAGGCGAAGCCGGCCAAGGCGGCGGCGCCCAAAGCCGCCAAGCCCGCCGCGGCGGCGAAGCCGGCAGCGCCCAAGCCCGCCGGCAAGCCGCGCAAGAACCCGGTGGGCTGA
- the cyoB gene encoding cytochrome o ubiquinol oxidase subunit I: MFGRLSLDSLPFLHEPIVAIALVGVVLGGVAILGAITYYRLWGYLWREWLTTVDHKRIGIMYVILALVMLLRGFSDAIMMRAQQAMAFAGSEGYLPPHHYDQIFTAHGVIMIFFMAMPFITGLMNYVVPLQIGARDVAFPFLNNFSFWMTAAGAAIIMMSLFVGEFAATGWLAYPPLSGSSYSPGVGVDYYIWALQIAGIGTLLSGINLLVTIVKMRAPGLRMMKMPIFTWTSLCTNVLIVAAFPVLTAVLAMLTLDRYAGTNFFTNDFGGNPMMYVNLIWIWGHPEVYILVLPAFGIFSEVVSTFSSKRLFGYTSMVYATVVITILSYLVWLHHFFTMGSGASVNSFFGITTMIISIPTGAKIFNWLFTMYRGRIRFEVPMLWTVGFMVTFVIGGMTGVLLAVPPADFQLHNSLFLIAHFHNVIIGGVVFGLFAGVTYWFPKAFGFKLDPFWGKMSFWFWFVGFYFAFMPLYVLGLMGVTRRMSKFDDPSLQIWFVVAAFGAVLIACGIGSFLIQLWVSFRKREELRDHTGDPWGGRTLEWATTSPPPDYNFAFTPVIHNHDAWWDMKHRGYKRPVSGFEAIHMPKNTGAGVIIAGLAVAFAFGMIWYMWWLVGLTAVALLVTAIAHTFNYDRDFYIPAETVTAVEDRRTQMVAGE; this comes from the coding sequence GTGTTCGGCCGGCTCTCCCTCGACTCCCTGCCCTTCCTGCACGAGCCGATCGTCGCCATCGCCCTTGTGGGCGTGGTGCTGGGCGGGGTCGCGATCCTCGGCGCCATCACCTACTACCGCCTGTGGGGCTACCTGTGGCGCGAATGGCTGACCACGGTGGACCACAAGCGCATCGGCATCATGTACGTGATCCTGGCGCTGGTGATGCTGCTGCGCGGCTTCTCGGACGCCATCATGATGCGCGCCCAGCAGGCCATGGCCTTTGCCGGGTCCGAGGGCTACCTGCCGCCGCACCACTACGACCAGATCTTCACCGCCCACGGCGTGATCATGATCTTCTTCATGGCCATGCCCTTTATCACAGGGCTGATGAACTACGTGGTGCCGCTGCAGATCGGCGCGCGCGACGTCGCCTTTCCGTTCCTCAACAACTTCTCCTTCTGGATGACCGCCGCGGGCGCCGCCATCATCATGATGTCGCTGTTCGTGGGTGAGTTCGCGGCCACCGGCTGGCTGGCCTATCCGCCGCTGTCGGGCTCGTCCTACTCGCCCGGGGTGGGGGTGGACTACTACATCTGGGCCCTGCAGATCGCGGGCATCGGCACCTTGCTGTCCGGCATCAACCTGCTGGTTACCATCGTGAAGATGCGCGCGCCGGGCCTGCGCATGATGAAGATGCCGATCTTCACCTGGACCTCGCTCTGCACCAACGTGCTGATCGTGGCCGCCTTTCCGGTGCTGACGGCCGTGCTCGCGATGCTGACGCTGGACCGCTACGCCGGCACCAACTTCTTCACGAACGACTTCGGCGGCAACCCGATGATGTACGTGAACCTGATCTGGATCTGGGGCCACCCCGAAGTCTACATCCTGGTGCTGCCGGCCTTCGGCATCTTCTCGGAAGTGGTGTCCACCTTCAGCAGCAAGCGGCTGTTCGGTTACACCTCCATGGTCTACGCCACGGTGGTCATCACCATCCTGTCCTACCTGGTCTGGCTGCACCACTTCTTCACGATGGGCTCGGGCGCCAGCGTGAACAGCTTCTTCGGCATCACGACGATGATCATCTCGATCCCGACGGGCGCCAAGATCTTCAACTGGCTGTTCACCATGTACCGCGGCCGCATCCGTTTCGAGGTGCCGATGCTGTGGACGGTCGGCTTCATGGTCACCTTCGTGATCGGCGGCATGACCGGCGTGCTGCTGGCGGTGCCGCCGGCCGACTTCCAGCTGCACAACTCGCTGTTCCTGATCGCGCATTTCCACAACGTCATCATCGGCGGCGTGGTGTTCGGCCTGTTCGCCGGCGTGACCTACTGGTTCCCCAAGGCCTTCGGCTTCAAGCTGGACCCGTTCTGGGGCAAGATGTCCTTCTGGTTCTGGTTCGTGGGCTTCTACTTCGCCTTCATGCCGCTTTACGTGCTGGGCCTGATGGGCGTGACGCGGCGCATGAGCAAGTTCGACGACCCGTCGCTGCAGATCTGGTTCGTTGTCGCCGCCTTTGGCGCGGTGCTGATCGCCTGTGGCATCGGCTCCTTCCTCATCCAGCTCTGGGTCAGCTTCCGCAAGCGGGAGGAGCTGCGCGACCACACGGGCGACCCCTGGGGCGGCCGCACGCTGGAATGGGCCACCACCTCGCCGCCGCCCGACTACAACTTCGCCTTCACGCCCGTGATCCATAATCACGACGCGTGGTGGGACATGAAGCACCGTGGCTACAAGCGCCCGGTCAGCGGCTTCGAGGCGATCCACATGCCCAAGAACACCGGCGCGGGCGTGATCATCGCGGGCCTGGCCGTGGCCTTCGCCTTTGGCATGATCTGGTACATGTGGTGGCTGGTGGGGCTGACCGCCGTGGCGCTGCTGGTCACCGCCATCGCGCATACCTTCAACTACGACCGGGACTTCTACATCCCGGCCGAGACGGTGACCGCGGTCGAGGACCGGCGCACCCAGATGGTCGCGGGGGAGTAA
- the cyoC gene encoding cytochrome o ubiquinol oxidase subunit III, with protein MSIQAPHAGPLAEPVSQEDLVFYTADHHVNPGSGTLLGFWIYLMSDCLIFAVLFATYGVVGRNYAAGPGPADLFDLNLVALSTAMLLFSSITYGFAMLSMARGRKGATLLWLAVTGLFGLGFLGCTAYEFNHLIHEGAVPSRSAFLSAFFTLVGTHALHVAFGAIWLVVLMVQVVQRGLVPENRRRLMCLSLFWHFLDVIWIAVFSYVYLMGMLP; from the coding sequence ATGTCCATCCAGGCCCCCCACGCCGGCCCGCTGGCCGAGCCCGTGTCGCAGGAAGACCTGGTCTTCTACACGGCCGACCACCACGTGAACCCCGGCTCCGGAACCCTGCTCGGGTTCTGGATCTACCTGATGAGCGACTGCCTGATCTTCGCGGTGCTGTTCGCGACCTATGGCGTGGTTGGCCGCAATTATGCGGCCGGCCCCGGCCCGGCCGACCTGTTCGACCTGAACCTGGTGGCGCTCAGCACCGCGATGCTGCTGTTCTCCTCCATCACCTACGGCTTCGCCATGCTGAGCATGGCGCGGGGCCGCAAGGGCGCGACGCTGCTGTGGCTGGCGGTGACGGGGCTGTTCGGCCTCGGCTTCCTCGGCTGCACCGCCTATGAGTTCAACCACCTGATCCACGAGGGCGCGGTGCCGAGCCGCAGCGCCTTTCTGTCCGCCTTCTTCACCCTGGTCGGCACCCATGCCCTGCACGTCGCCTTCGGTGCGATCTGGCTGGTGGTGCTGATGGTGCAGGTGGTGCAGCGCGGGCTGGTGCCGGAGAACCGCCGCCGGCTGATGTGCCTCAGCCTGTTCTGGCACTTCCTGGACGTCATCTGGATCGCCGTCTTCTCCTATGTCTACCTGATGGGGATGCTGCCATGA
- a CDS encoding dihydrodipicolinate synthase family protein: MRFQGLSAFPITPADAQGRVDTAALARLLRRLVAAGVDSVGLLGSTGTYAYLDRAERRRTVEAAAAELRGAVPLLVSIGALRTDDAVRLGQDARAAGADAVLLAPVSYTPLTEDEVFAHVQAVAAGAGLPVVLYNNPSTTHFTFSPGLIARLSRVPGVAAVKNPAPDADAVAAELAALRAGAAPGFSIGHSGDWKATEALLAGSEAWYSVVGGLFPEPAMRILRAVRAGDAAEARRLHRSLQPLWDLFIAHSSLRVMYAAANLLGLTDAQPPRPILPLAGTAREQVAAVIGALALR; encoded by the coding sequence ATGCGGTTCCAGGGCCTTTCGGCATTCCCCATCACCCCCGCCGACGCGCAGGGGCGCGTGGATACCGCCGCCTTGGCGCGCCTGCTGCGGCGCCTGGTGGCGGCGGGGGTGGATTCCGTGGGCCTGCTGGGCAGCACCGGCACCTACGCCTATCTGGACCGCGCCGAGCGGCGGCGGACGGTGGAGGCGGCGGCGGCCGAGCTGCGCGGCGCCGTGCCGCTGCTGGTCAGCATTGGCGCGCTGCGCACGGATGACGCGGTGCGGCTGGGCCAGGACGCCCGCGCGGCGGGGGCGGACGCGGTGCTGCTGGCGCCCGTGTCCTACACGCCCCTGACGGAGGACGAGGTCTTCGCGCATGTGCAGGCGGTGGCGGCCGGGGCCGGCCTGCCGGTGGTGCTGTACAACAATCCGTCCACCACGCATTTCACCTTCAGCCCCGGGCTGATCGCGCGGCTGAGCCGGGTGCCCGGGGTGGCGGCGGTGAAGAACCCGGCCCCCGACGCCGATGCGGTGGCGGCCGAGCTGGCGGCGCTGCGGGCCGGTGCCGCGCCGGGCTTCTCCATCGGCCACAGCGGCGACTGGAAGGCCACCGAAGCGCTGCTCGCTGGCAGCGAGGCCTGGTACAGCGTGGTCGGCGGCCTGTTCCCCGAGCCCGCCATGCGCATCCTGCGCGCCGTCCGCGCCGGCGACGCGGCCGAGGCACGGCGGCTGCACCGGTCGCTGCAGCCGTTGTGGGACCTGTTCATTGCCCACAGCAGCCTGCGGGTGATGTATGCGGCGGCCAACCTGCTGGGCCTGACCGACGCGCAGCCGCCGCGCCCGATCCTGCCGCTGGCGGGGACGGCGAGGGAGCAGGTGGCGGCGGTGATCGGGGCACTGGCGCTGCGCTGA